From the genome of Syntrophus gentianae:
CCTCGGGCCGGTATTGGGGCTCCCCCAGGCCGTTGCTTCGGGTCAGCAGAGGGAAGAGGTAGATGTTGCCATTTTGAGCTCAGCCGGTACCCGTCTTGCCTTTGGACTCGACCGGATCAGGAGTGAACAGGAATTTCTCCTGAAACCCCTGGGGGGGCAGCTTTTGCGGGTTCGAAATATCGCCGGGGCGACTGTCCTGGGAACGGGAGAAGCGGTTCCGGTGCTGAATGTGGCCGATCTGATCAAGTCCGCCATCCGACAGCAAGAGTCGGGAAGGCCCGCAGGGCTGGCGCCTGAACAGGAGAGGCCTGCCGAATCCGAACGGATGTCGATCCTCGTAGTGGAGGATTCCATCACGTCTCGGACGCTGATTCGTAATATTCTGGAATTTGCCGGTTACCGGGTCATTACGGCTGTGGATGGAATCGATGCCCTGACGGTTTTACGGACAGAGCCCTTTAATCTGGTGATCTCCGATGTGGAAATGCCCAGAATGAATGGATTCGACCTGACGGCCCGGATTCGTGCGGATAAGAAACTTGCAGCCCTTCCGGTGATCCTGGTTACGGCCCTGGAATCGCGGGAAGACAAGGAACGGGGAATCGATGTGGGAGCCAATGCGTACATTGTCAAAAGCCGTTTCGATCAAAGCAACCTGTTGGATGTCATCAGGCGGGTGGCGTAAGCGGGGGATCTAAAGTGCCTTTCAGTGGGGACAACAAAATCATTTCGGTTCTGATCGTGGAGGATTCTCCCGTGGTTCGGGATCTGCTGATTTCCATCCTGGAATCCGATCCGCAGATCCGGGTTGTGGGAGCCGTGGAAAGCGGGGAGGCAGCGCTCAGGGAGGTGGGGCGGCTGCATCCCGACCTGATTACCATGGATGTGATCCTGCCCGGCATGGATGGACTGGAGGCCACCCGCAGAATCATGGAAGAATTCCCCACCCCGATTCTCATTGTCAGTGCGGTGTGGGTCAGCACCGAGGTGGAAAAGACATTCCGGGCCCTTGAAGCCGGGGCGCTGGCGGTGTTGGAAAAGCCTTCCGTCGCTTCCAGCGAAGACGATGTTCGAACGCGGGAGCTGATCCGGGCCGTGAAGGTCATGTCCGAGGTCAAGGTTGTCCGGCGGTGGTCGCGGAACACCCGGATGGAAGGAGTCATTTCCCCGCCGGATGATCTGGATATCACGAAAGTGCCCCAACAACGGTTCGATATTGTGGCCATAGGCGCCTCAACCGGGGGGCCGACCGTTTTGAAGACGATTCTGTCGGGATTGTCCGAAAATTTTACTCTCCCGATCCTCATTGTCCAGCATATGACCCAGGGCTTTATCGGTGGCTTTGTGGATTGGCTTTCCCGGGCCGCTCATTACCCCGTCTCCGTTGCGGTTCAGGGCCAGGAGATCTGTCCCGGGCACGCCTATGTCGCCCCCGATGGGTTGCAGATGGGAATCAACAGTTTCGGGAAGATTGCGCTGACTCGAGGCGAACCCGATCATGGGCTCTGTCCTTCCGTGTCCCATCTCTTCCGTTCCGTGCTCCAGGCCTATGAGAAAAATGCCGTGGGGGTGCTATTGACGGGAATGGGTAGAGACGGGGCCTATGAACTCAAGGTCATGAAG
Proteins encoded in this window:
- the cheB gene encoding chemotaxis-specific protein-glutamate methyltransferase CheB; translated protein: MISVLIVEDSPVVRDLLISILESDPQIRVVGAVESGEAALREVGRLHPDLITMDVILPGMDGLEATRRIMEEFPTPILIVSAVWVSTEVEKTFRALEAGALAVLEKPSVASSEDDVRTRELIRAVKVMSEVKVVRRWSRNTRMEGVISPPDDLDITKVPQQRFDIVAIGASTGGPTVLKTILSGLSENFTLPILIVQHMTQGFIGGFVDWLSRAAHYPVSVAVQGQEICPGHAYVAPDGLQMGINSFGKIALTRGEPDHGLCPSVSHLFRSVLQAYEKNAVGVLLTGMGRDGAYELKVMKDQGMMTIAQNKESSVVFGMPGEAIGMNAASYILPPERIAQMLIKLSSRR